GACGACGACTCGTACACTGCGACGGCGTTCGTCGTCCCGGTCGGCGGCGACGAGCCGACGCAGTTCACGGCCCGCGACGGCGTCGATAGCCAGCCCCGCTGGCACCCCGACGGCTCGCGGCTCGCGTTCGTCAGCACCCGCGGCGAGGGCGACCGACAGCAGCTGTGGGTCGTCCCGACCGACGGCGGCGAGGCGCGGCGGCTCACGTCCGTCGTCGGCGGCATCGGCAGCCTCGAGTGGAGTCCGGACGGCTCGCGACTCTGTTTCACCCAGCGGGTCACCGCGGCCGACCGCGAGGCCGAGCGGGATCTGGCGGTCCACCCCGACTACGACCCCGACGAACCCGACCCGCGGGTGATCGACCGGCCCATCTACCGGGCCGACACCGAGTACTTCGACGGCCGGCGCAGCCACGTCTACGTCCTCGACCTCGAGGCGGCGCTCTCCGGCGGCCCGTCGCCCTCCGACGGCGACGAAGGCGAAGGCGGGGACGCGATCACGCGACTCACCGACGGCGACCGCGACTACATCGCACCGACCTGGGGCGACGACGAGACGGTCTACTACGCGAGCAAGGTCGGCGAGGAGCCCGACGACTCGCTGCGGTACGAACTGTTCGCCCACGACCACGAGACCGACGACCGCGAGGCGTTCACCGAGACGTCGGGCTGGCTCGGACCGGACTCGCTCGAGGCGACTGCGGCCGACCGAGTAGCGTTCGAGTATACGCCCGAAGAGCGGGCCTCGATGCGCCAGACCGAGATCCGCATCCACGACCGGTCGGACGGCACCGAGACGACGCCGACGGCGCCGCTTGATCGGACTATCGGTCACCGCTGCAGCTTCACGTGGGCGCCCGAGGGCGACGACCTGTACTTCACCACCCCGGACGAGGGATCGCGCGTTCTCTGGTCGGTTCCGGGCGACGCCGAAGCGGAACCGCGGCGGATCTACGGCGAGGGCGCGACCGTCGAGGACTTCCACGTCGGCCGGGACGCCGTCGCGCTCGTCCAGAGCGAGTGGGACCACCCCGGCGACGTCTTCGTCACCACCCGCGGCGGCAACGAGCCCCACCGGCTGAGCCGCGTCAACAGAGACTACCTCGCCGAGCGAGCGGTCCGCCAGCCCGAGGAAGTGTGGTTCGAGAGCGAGGACGGCACGGAGATTCAGGGCTGGGTGCTCACGCCGCCCGAGTTCGACGCCGACGCCTCTCCCGGCGAAACCTACCCGCTGCTGGTCGAAATTCACGGCGGCCCCCACGCGCACTGGACGACCGCGGGGACGATGTGGCACGAGTTCCAGACGCTCGCGGCGCGGGGCTACGTCGTCTTCTGGTGCAATCCGCGGGGCTCGACGGGCTACGGCGAAGACCACGCGACGGCCATCGAGCGCGACTGGGGCGAGGTCACGCTGACCGACGTGCTCGCCGGCGTCGACGCGGTCCGCGAGCGCGAGTACGTCGACGACGACGAAATCTTCGTCACCGGCGGCAGCTTCGGCGGCTTCATGACCGCCTGGGCGGTCGGCAACACCGACCGCTTCACGGCGGCCGTCTCCCAGCGCGGCGTCTACGATCTGACCGGCTTCTACGGATCGACGGACGCGTTCCACCTCCTCGAGGGTGACTTCGACACGACTCCGTGGGAGGAACCGGAGTTCCTCTGGGAGCAGTCGCCGGTCGCTCACGTCCCCGATGTCGACACGCCGACGCTCCTGATGCACTCGGATCGAGACTACCGGACGCCCGCCAACACGGCCGAACTGTTCTACCTCGGTCTGAAGAAACACGGCGTCGACACCCGACTCGTGCGCTACCCGCGGGAGGGCCACGAACTCTCCCGCTCGGGCGAGCCCGCCCACGTCGTCGACCGCATCGAGCGGATCGCCCGCTGGTTCGACGGCTACTCCGACCACCGTGAGGCGCCGCCGGCGCTCGAGCGCGACCGCGACGGGGGCCTTTCGGCCTCGAGCGGAGCGGCGGACGACGCGCCGGCCGCGACCGACGACTAGCGAGCCGCGAACGGTCCGCGACGTCGCGGCTCGAGCGGAAACGAAGGGGTTGCACTGGTGCAGGGACCACTACTACGGCTCCCGGATGCGTCACCTCACACATGGACAAGAACGTCGGCGGTACCGACCGAACGATGCGAACCGTTCTCGCCGCGGCACTGCTGGTGGTCGGCTACCGGAACCGCGATCGGACGCTCGGCGCGCTCGCGTTCGTCGCCGGCAGCGACGTGCTCGCGACGGCGCTCATCCAGCGGTGCCCAGTCAACGCGCTGTTCGGGATCGACACCTGTTTCGGGGACTAGGGGCCCGTAGCTCGATCTGGCTCGAGAGACGGGAACGGGAACGGAAACGAAACTCCAACCTCGACCCGTCGGATTCGCCGCGGGCAACCGTGTCACACGGCACCGATACGTTCCGAAACACCGATACCCCCGGGGCATGAGGAACCGCGTAATATGGATCCGACCGTGATGTTGCCCCCGAAACCGGACGAGCGGTGGACGATGGCCAAGCAACTCGGCATCGACACCGCCGTCGTCCGCTTCTGGGGCGTCGACGAGGCGTGGTGGGAGTACGACACGCTCATGCAGACTCGCAACCGGTTCGCCGACCACGGGTTCTCGCTGGACGTCGTCGAGGACCGGCCGCCGATGAACGCGACCGTCCTCGGCGAGGCGGGCCGGGACGAGGAGATCGAGACGGTGAAGACGCTGATCGAAAACATGGGTCGGCTCGGGATCGACACCTACTGCTGGGTCTGGACCGAGAACCCGGTCGGCGTCATCCGCACCTCCGACTCGCGGCCCGGTCGGGGCGGCTCCCAGCGCATCGGTTACGACAACGAGTGGATGGACCGCGCACCCGAACACCCCGCATCCGACATCACGGAAGCGGAGCTCTGGGCGAACCTCGAGTACTTCCTCGACGAAGTCGTGCCGGTCGCCGAGGAGTACGGCGTCAACCTGGCGCTACACCCCGACGACCCGCCGCGCTCGCCGGTTCGCGGTGTCCCCCGCATCGTCAAATCCGTCGACGACTACCGCCGGATCCTCGACTTACACGACAGCCCGCGCCACGGCGTCACCTTCTGTCAGGGTAATTTCGCGGCGATGGAAACCGACACCATCGAGGCGATCCGCGAGTTCGGCGACCGCATCCACTTCGTCCACTTCCGCGACGTCGAGGGCGACGGCGACTCGTTCGTCGAAACCTGGCACGACGAGGGGCCGACCGACATGCGCGCGGCGATCGACGCCTACCGGGCGGTCGGCTTCGACGGCCCGATCCGCCCCGACCACGTCCCGCGGATGGTCGGCGAGGACGACCGCGAGGACGCGATGTCCGGCTACACGGACATGGGCCGGCTGTTCGCGATCGGCTACATCAAGGGGCTGCTCGAGTAGCGCCGCTCGCGGTTCGCAGCAAGTGATTTTCGACGCGACGGACGCCGATCACGCGCTCGAGTCCTTCGATTACGCGTCGTCGGGATCGTACGGCACGGTGTCGTCCGATACCGGCGGCGCACCGATGGCGATCACTTCGACCGCGTCGTCGGCGTCGTCGGGGTTGTACGCGCGGTGTGGCGACTCGGGTTCTGCGGTGAATACCGATCCCTCGGGGACCGAAAACGCCTCGCCGGGCGTCTCGACCTGCAGCGTCCCGGAGAGGACGATAAACGCCTCCTCTTGGGTCTCGTGGTAGTGGTACGCCAGCGGCAGTTGTTCGCCGGGTTCCGCGCGGAATCGGTTGATCGCCACGTTCTCGAGGGCGACCGCCCCGCTGATCCGCCGCAGATCGCAGGGCCGGCCGTCGACCGCCTCGAGGTCGTCCGGATCGACGACCGCGTACCCGTCGTCTCCGTCGTCCGCGTCCGCATCCGTGTTCGTCACCATGCCACACGATTCGAACCGATCGGTAAAAAGCCGGGTGCTCGAGCGGCCGGGACGGGCGACGGTCGCGGCTCGCGCTCGGCCGCTCGCTCGAGCAGCGGTGGGCGACGTCAGAACCGAACGCCGGCGTGGGAACCGAACCGGCTCAGGTCGTGCGGAACGCCCGGTCACCGGCGTCGCCCAGGCCCGGCACGATGAACCCGTCGTCGTCGAGGTAGTCGTCGATCGAGACCGTCAGCAGGTCCGCTTCGGGGAACTCCTCGTCGACCCGGAGCAGTCCCTCGGGTGCCGAAACGGCCGAGAGGACGATCAGGTTCTCCGGCTCGACGGCGTTGCTCGTGACGTGATCGAGAACGGTACACATCGTCGAACCGGTCGCGAGCATCGGGTCCGCGATGATGACCGTGTCGTCCTCGGTGATCTCGGGGAGTTTCACGTAGTCGACGGAGATCGGGAACGAGCCGTCCTCGTCCCGGCCCGCCTCCTCGTCGCGGCTCGCGCTGATGACGCCCTGTCGGGCCCGCGGGAAGGCCTTCAGCAGGCCCTCGACGAACGGCGTCGCCGCGCGCAGAACGTTGATGATCACGACGTCGTCGAGCCCGCGAACGCGCTCGCCCATGGTCTGCTCGAGGGGCGTCTCGATCTCGACGTACTCGGTCTCCATGCGGCCGTCGATGATCTCGTAGCCGCAGATGCGGCCGAGTTTGACCAGACCCTTCCGGAAGCTGACCTGCTCGGTTTCGACGTCCCGGATCCGCGAGAGGGTGTCCTTCGCCAGTGCGTGGGTGATCAGATAGGCGTCGTCCCGATCTTCGATCGGCATACCCGTACAGCCTCCCGCCGGATAGTTTACGGTATCGATCAGCCGCCGGTATGCACACTTTTCGCGCGATTTCCCGGATTGTTCGGCGCGTCCGGTCCGTCTCGAGGCGATCACTCGGTCCGACTCGACGCCGGCGGGCGGCGAAAAAGCGAGTTACGATCCCCTAAGAATCGATTACGATCGTGCGATCCGATCGGTGGTCGATTCGACCGCTCGAGCGCCCCGATCCCGAGGATGACAGCGGGTGCGGAAAACGTGGAGTTGTCGTTCGAACCGGGCGAAACGGTGGCCCCGGTTTAATCGACGAATCGGCGAAGCCGCCCTCGAGGACAATGACTCACCAGCCACCGCAGCGACAGCCCCACGAGCACGAGCAGTCGGCGTACGAGGCGATGAACGAGCAACCCGGACGGATGCAACAGGGCGGCGGCGCGCAGATGACGGGCGTGCAGTCGGGCGCGCAGTCAGAGATGCGGCCGGGCACGCAGTCGGGACCCCAGATGGGAACCGGCGCGAGCGGGCAATCGTCCCAGACGGGGACAGGAACGCAGGAGATGAGCGGACAGATGGGAAGCCAAGGACCGCAACCGCAGTCGCAGCCGCAAACACAGATCCAGCAGCAGCCGCAGATGCAACCCCAGCAAACCGGCGGCGCGCGCTCGTTCGAAGACCACCTGACGAACGAACTGCGCATCGCCCTCGAGGACTTCACGGAGCTGTCCCACGTCGCCGGCTGGTGTGCGAAGGAGTGTGCGGGCATGGGGCCGCAAATGCAAACGTGTGCGCGCATCTGCCAGGATATCGCCGAAATAGCCGAACTCAACGAGAAGATGATCGCGCGCGACTCGATGTTCGGCCCCGAACTCGCGGAGACGTTCATCCGAGTTGCGACCGAGGGGCTACCGGATATCCGCCAGTACAGCCGGCAACACCCCCACATTGCGGAGACCGTCGCGACGATCGAGCGGACGATGAACTCCTGTGAGACGGTGCTGGGGATGGTCGGCCAGCAGGGAGAGACGGGGGCGATGAATCAGCACGGACAGATGGACCAGATGGAACAGCACGGGCAGATGGGACAGATGTAACCGAAACCGCTTCGAACGAGCCGCTACCGACGGTTCGGCCGGTCACCGCAGGGACCGCGCCGACCCCCGAAGATTTCGAGACGGCGGAGAAGTTTATACCGACGCGCACCTAGTACCCGGTCAGCCGAATGGAAGAGAGCATCTCGGGATTCAAAGTTCGCGGTGACTGGGGAGACGTCGTCGAGCACGGCGAACGGATCACCCGCGCGCTCCAGGACGCGGGCGTCCACGACCCCGACGAGGATATCGTCAGCGTCGACGACACCGAGCCCGACGGCTCCGACGACCGCGACGAGGAACAACTCGCCGACGCCTTCGAGGAGTGGGAAGAGTGGCGGCCGAAGGCCCACGAAACCCTCGAGGTCGACGTGAGCGAGAAGACCGCCGACCAGGCCAGCGTCGAAGAGGGCAAGGGCGAGAAAGCCGGCAAGGGCCCCGACGAGGACATCAAGACGGCCGGCGAGAAGCTGTCGGAGTCCTACGAGCAACTCGAGGAGGACGACGCCGAGGCCGCCGTCGATAACTGGAAGGAGTCGATCGATTACGTCGCGCGCGCGGCCGACTCGGCCAGTCGGAAGGCCCTGCGTCGGGTCGAGGACACGGTCTACCAGAACGTGATGACCCAGCTGGCGCCGTACTACTTCGACAACGAACTCATCAGCGCGAACATCCAGCAGTCGGCCCGCGGCGGGAACGGCGACGAGCAGTTCGTCTTCGAAGTCAACGTCAACGACGACGCCCTGAAGGCCGACGTCTCGGATCGCCTCGCCGAGTTCGACGACGAGATCGACCGCTGGCACGTCAACGTCGAGAAAGACACCGACGCAGCCGAGGCGATCGAAGGCGCGGAGCCGCCGCCGGAACCCGACGAGGACTCGAGTTCGAAGTCGACGACGAACTGAGCCGCCGGCCGCCGCTGTTCTCGATCCTGCGTTCCCCGCGACGAACCGTGCGAAACGACGCTCGAGCCGTCGGTATCGCTCGAGGCAGAGAATCAGTCGCGCCGTCGAACGGAAACGGCGCGTCGACGGTGCAGAACGGACGACAGACGGAGCGACCGGAAAACAGGCGTTACGCTCCGGATCGATCCGGCGTCTCGTTGCCGGGATCCGCCTCGTCGTCGGCCGACGCTTCGGCTGCAGCCTCGTCGCCCGTCGCCTGCTGTCGGCCCTCAACTTGCCCGATACCGGGGATCGCGACCCGCCGTTCGACGCGGTCCATCACGTTCGTCGCCGAGAGGACGATCCCGAGGTAGACGATCGCGAGCAGCACGTATATCGGCGTGTACTCGAACGTCGAGGACGCGATCCGGCTCGCGCGGTAGTAGAGTTCGGGCACCGTGATGAAGCCCGCCAGCGAGGAGTACTTGATCAGGTAGACGAGTTCGTTCGTCCACGCCGGAATCGCGTACCGCAGCGTCTGCGGGAGCACGACGTAGCGGATCCC
The DNA window shown above is from Halopiger xanaduensis SH-6 and carries:
- a CDS encoding cupin domain-containing protein, coding for MVTNTDADADDGDDGYAVVDPDDLEAVDGRPCDLRRISGAVALENVAINRFRAEPGEQLPLAYHYHETQEEAFIVLSGTLQVETPGEAFSVPEGSVFTAEPESPHRAYNPDDADDAVEVIAIGAPPVSDDTVPYDPDDA
- a CDS encoding mannonate dehydratase, producing MDPTVMLPPKPDERWTMAKQLGIDTAVVRFWGVDEAWWEYDTLMQTRNRFADHGFSLDVVEDRPPMNATVLGEAGRDEEIETVKTLIENMGRLGIDTYCWVWTENPVGVIRTSDSRPGRGGSQRIGYDNEWMDRAPEHPASDITEAELWANLEYFLDEVVPVAEEYGVNLALHPDDPPRSPVRGVPRIVKSVDDYRRILDLHDSPRHGVTFCQGNFAAMETDTIEAIREFGDRIHFVHFRDVEGDGDSFVETWHDEGPTDMRAAIDAYRAVGFDGPIRPDHVPRMVGEDDREDAMSGYTDMGRLFAIGYIKGLLE
- a CDS encoding S9 family peptidase; this translates as MNGIVASDYTDLAHAEEPRLSPDGDRVAFVRRTPDDDDSYTATAFVVPVGGDEPTQFTARDGVDSQPRWHPDGSRLAFVSTRGEGDRQQLWVVPTDGGEARRLTSVVGGIGSLEWSPDGSRLCFTQRVTAADREAERDLAVHPDYDPDEPDPRVIDRPIYRADTEYFDGRRSHVYVLDLEAALSGGPSPSDGDEGEGGDAITRLTDGDRDYIAPTWGDDETVYYASKVGEEPDDSLRYELFAHDHETDDREAFTETSGWLGPDSLEATAADRVAFEYTPEERASMRQTEIRIHDRSDGTETTPTAPLDRTIGHRCSFTWAPEGDDLYFTTPDEGSRVLWSVPGDAEAEPRRIYGEGATVEDFHVGRDAVALVQSEWDHPGDVFVTTRGGNEPHRLSRVNRDYLAERAVRQPEEVWFESEDGTEIQGWVLTPPEFDADASPGETYPLLVEIHGGPHAHWTTAGTMWHEFQTLAARGYVVFWCNPRGSTGYGEDHATAIERDWGEVTLTDVLAGVDAVREREYVDDDEIFVTGGSFGGFMTAWAVGNTDRFTAAVSQRGVYDLTGFYGSTDAFHLLEGDFDTTPWEEPEFLWEQSPVAHVPDVDTPTLLMHSDRDYRTPANTAELFYLGLKKHGVDTRLVRYPREGHELSRSGEPAHVVDRIERIARWFDGYSDHREAPPALERDRDGGLSASSGAADDAPAATDD
- a CDS encoding DUF5828 family protein, with translation MEESISGFKVRGDWGDVVEHGERITRALQDAGVHDPDEDIVSVDDTEPDGSDDRDEEQLADAFEEWEEWRPKAHETLEVDVSEKTADQASVEEGKGEKAGKGPDEDIKTAGEKLSESYEQLEEDDAEAAVDNWKESIDYVARAADSASRKALRRVEDTVYQNVMTQLAPYYFDNELISANIQQSARGGNGDEQFVFEVNVNDDALKADVSDRLAEFDDEIDRWHVNVEKDTDAAEAIEGAEPPPEPDEDSSSKSTTN
- a CDS encoding YgaP family membrane protein, whose protein sequence is MDKNVGGTDRTMRTVLAAALLVVGYRNRDRTLGALAFVAGSDVLATALIQRCPVNALFGIDTCFGD
- the upp gene encoding uracil phosphoribosyltransferase; this translates as MPIEDRDDAYLITHALAKDTLSRIRDVETEQVSFRKGLVKLGRICGYEIIDGRMETEYVEIETPLEQTMGERVRGLDDVVIINVLRAATPFVEGLLKAFPRARQGVISASRDEEAGRDEDGSFPISVDYVKLPEITEDDTVIIADPMLATGSTMCTVLDHVTSNAVEPENLIVLSAVSAPEGLLRVDEEFPEADLLTVSIDDYLDDDGFIVPGLGDAGDRAFRTT